A part of Prevotella melaninogenica genomic DNA contains:
- a CDS encoding DUF1896 domain-containing protein, with amino-acid sequence MKQNNKQELSYFRLKLRSYMSEHHPERLHDTEFITARADMALTAYCDAVAQGFTHPEAESIASEVLYQGLHFSKYDTLVSVLENEFERELPAPLPDKLAPILLSNKAVQATFDKFGLTDTFAASEQYDRLYTELTGTIVLLTKSNHLPIVGQSGG; translated from the coding sequence ATGAAACAGAACAACAAACAGGAACTTTCCTATTTTCGATTGAAGTTAAGAAGTTATATGAGTGAGCATCACCCCGAAAGATTGCACGACACGGAGTTTATCACCGCTCGGGCTGATATGGCTCTCACTGCCTACTGCGATGCCGTGGCGCAAGGTTTCACTCACCCCGAAGCGGAGAGCATAGCAAGTGAGGTGTTGTATCAAGGTTTGCACTTTTCCAAGTACGACACGCTTGTATCTGTATTGGAAAATGAGTTTGAAAGGGAACTGCCTGCACCCCTCCCCGATAAGCTTGCACCCATATTGTTGTCGAACAAGGCTGTTCAAGCCACATTCGACAAGTTCGGTTTGACGGACACATTTGCCGCAAGCGAACAATACGACCGTCTTTACACCGAACTCACAGGCACAATAGTGCTGCTCACCAAGAGCAATCATTTGCCAATAGTCGGTCAGTCAGGCGGATAA
- a CDS encoding helix-turn-helix domain-containing protein, with amino-acid sequence MKLIIIDRKAWERHHSEFADFIHRIEQLIGNPPETDEWLDNEAVCKRLGISKRTLQSYRDTGKIPFSMIGHKCYYKESDITELLNANNE; translated from the coding sequence ATGAAACTTATCATTATCGACCGCAAGGCGTGGGAGCGACACCACTCCGAATTTGCAGACTTTATCCATCGTATCGAACAACTCATCGGCAATCCGCCCGAAACGGACGAATGGCTTGACAACGAAGCCGTGTGCAAGCGTTTGGGCATCAGCAAGCGTACCCTGCAATCATACAGAGATACGGGAAAAATCCCTTTCTCAATGATTGGACATAAGTGCTATTACAAGGAGAGCGACATCACGGAATTACTGAACGCAAACAATGAATGA